From a single Notolabrus celidotus isolate fNotCel1 chromosome 7, fNotCel1.pri, whole genome shotgun sequence genomic region:
- the LOC117815602 gene encoding B-cell receptor CD22-like — MSLTAAVSGSVVFLLFVSVVQAQDDWGVTYPSLQICALKGSTVEIHSTNTYPSSTIHDPNITVEEILWFTKLKDKEPLDLRVDSDYTGRVQYVWDERICTLIIKDLKENDSAEYKFSAKTNQPNGNVTGEPGVTLKVTDLQVNVSGSTTHARLTCHSSCEVSDNPSYIWFRNGKEIYRGSSFRAPVNEDNTYHCALQEHEDYPSPAVYLPKDAYVSLSPSDDIVERESVNLTCSSDANPAAEYTWYKKNSRRQHPLVTIVQPNFTSIKTSDSGEYFCTADNGLGSIASGSVFIDVQYAPQETLASVIPSSEIVEGRSVYLVCSGDANPAASYTWYKETGKRRSKVLPSYFLSIKSSDSGKYYCEAENKLGNKTSRRVIIDVEYAPRLPSVSVSPSAVIVEGSSVILTCSSDANPAAGYTWYKENEDKPKASGQIFNISNFRANNSGNYYCEAHNKRGRHSFNFRLTVASGISTFKINITRLMLLVLVLIPLLLLLLWMSRSWMKKTLSSATEPADPPEMIEVRETEVMKMQKSI, encoded by the exons ATGAGTTTGACTGCAGCAGTGAGCGGATCTGTCGTCTTCCTTCTCTTCGTGTCAG TGGTACAGGCTCAGGATGACTGGGGAGTGACTTACCCTTCTCTTCAGATCTGTGCCTTAAAAGGATCCACAGTGGAAATACACAGCACCAACACATATCCATCATCCACAATCCATGACCCGAATATTACAGTTGAGGAAATACTCTGGTTTACAAAACTGAAAGATAAAGAGCCGTTAGACCTGAGGGTGGACTCAGATTACACTGGTCGTGTGCAGTATGTTTGGGATGAACGCATCTGTACTCTGATCATCAAAGACCTGAAAGAGAACGACTCAGCTGAGTACAAATTCAGTGCCAAGACAAACCAACCAAATGGAAATGTTACTGGTGAACCTGGAGTCACTTTGAAAGTCACAG ATCTGCAGGTGAATGTGTCGGGATCAACAACTCATGCAAGGCTGACGTGTCACAGCAGCTGTGAGGTATCTGATAATCCGTCGTATATTTGGTTCAGAAATGGAAAGGAGATCTACAGAGGCTCTTCTTTTCGAGCCCCTGTCAATGAAGACAACACATATCACTGCGCTCTTCAAGAACATGAAGACTACCCCtctcctgcagtgt ATCTTCCAAAAGATGCCTAtgtgtcactaagtccctctgaTGACATCGTAGAGAGAGAATCAGTGAATCTCACCTGtagcagtgatgctaacccagCAGCAGAGTACACCTGGTACAAGAAGAACAGCCGTAGACAGCATCCTTTAGTGACAATAGTACAACCGAACTTCACATCCATCAAAACCTCTGACTCTGGAGAGTACTTCTGCACAGCTGACAACGGGCTGGGGAGTATAGCCTCTGGATCCGTCTTTATTGATGTGCAAT ATGCCCCCCAAGAGACTTTGGCGTCAGTGATTCCCTCCTCTGAGATAGTGGAGGGCAGGTCAGTGTATCTGGTGTGTAGCGGTGATGCTAACCCTGCAGCTAGTTATACCTGGTACAAGGAGACAGGAAAACGGAGAAGCAAAGTCTTGCCATCTTACTTCCTTTCTATCAAGTCGTCCGACTCTGGAAAGTATTACTGTGAAGCCGAGAACAAGCTGGGGAACAAGACATCAAGACGCGTCATTATTGATGTGGAAT ATGCTCCAAGGCTTCCCTCTGTGTCAGTGAGTCCCTCTGCTGTGATAGTGGAGGGCAGTTCAGTGATTCTGACCTGtagcagtgatgctaacccagCTGCTGGTTACACCTGGTACAAGGAGAATGAAGACAAACCAAAAGCATCAGGACAGATCTTCAACATTAGTAACTTCAGAGCTAACAACAGTGGGAATTACTACTGTGAAGCCCACAATAAGAGAGGGCGTCATAGCTTCAACTTCCGTCTGACTGTAGCTTCAG GGATCtcaacattcaaaataaatatcacCAGGTTAATGCTGTTGGTCTTGGTGTTGATTCCTctgcttctcctgcttctgtggaTGAG tcgATCCTGGATGAAGAAAACTCTGAGCTCTGCAACTGAACCGGCTGATCCTCCAGAAATGATAGaggtgagagagacagaagtgATGAAGATGCAAAAAAGCATTTAA